The genomic interval ATTCGGAGCGGCTGCTGGATCTGCTCCGGCTGCTGGAGGTGTGTGAACTGGTCCGGCTGGCGCAGGGGCGAGTGTGGCGCACCGAACGGGGCGGCTACCTGTGCGCTGATCGGCCCGGCTCGGTCCTGCCCACGGCGCGGCTGGTACGCGCGAGCGTCGGACGCGCCTGGGACGGGCTGGAAACCACCCTGCGCACCGGGCAACCGGCCTTCGACACCGTCTACGGCCGGTCGTTCTTCGCCGAACTCGACCACAACCCGGATCTGCGCGCGATCTTCGACGAATCACAGGCGCACGGATTGCGATCCGAACTCGACGCGATCGGTGACCTGATCGCCGCCGGCGGCACCGCTCGGGTGCTCGACATCGGCGGCGGTGACGGTTACCTCCTGACGCGATTGCTGACCCGATTCTCCGCCCTGACCGGTGTGCTGGTCGACCGGGAGACGGTACTCGAACGTGGCCGGGCCCGCCTGGCCGCGCAGCGGCTGACGGCGCGCTGCTCCTGCGTCGCGGCCGACTTCTTCGCACCGCTCGAGCTCGGCGTCACCGCGGGCGACGTGCTGATCATGCGGCACATCCTGCACGACTGGGACGACTCGGCCGCCGTGGCGATCCTGGCCAACTGCCGGGCCGCGATGCCGGCGGGGACCCGGCTGCTCGTCGTCGAGCATTTCAGCGCCGCGAACACCGAGCGCCGGGATCCCATGGCGGCCGTCATGAGCCTGTACATGGCCACCGTCACCTCGGGCCGCGAACGCACCCTCGCCGAATACGAAAAGCTCCACAGCGTAGCCGGTTTGGCAGTGTCTGGAGTCACGCTCTCCGGCGGTGCCTGCCTGATCGAATCGAGACCCGAGTGACGTTCCGACTCGAGGAACCGGGCCCCGAGGTCGCCTCGACGATGGGGCGCTGGTTGCGCGAATACATCGGCAGCCCGCATCCGGATCTGGGCCGGGACGGACCGGTGTGCCCGTTCGTACTGCCCGCGCTCAAGGCCGGTGGACTGAAAGTGCTAGAGCATCGCTGGAGCGGGGGACACGATCCCGCGCGCATGGCCGCGCTGATCCACACGCTCGTGGATCGCTTCCACGAGCGACCCGACGGGCCGGTGCGCAGTGAGCTGAACGCACTGGCGGTAGTGGTCACCGGATTGCCGCGCACGCGGTGGCCGTTGATCGATGCCGGGCATCGGCGGGCCAAACACGAGGTCGTCGCCCGCGGCTACATGGTGGGCCAGTTCCATCCCGAGTGCCGCGAACCCGCCGTGCACAACCCGTTCTTCGCCGTGAACACCGCGCCGTATCCGTTGCTCGCGGTGCGTCGCATGGCGGTGCACGACATCCTGTTTCTGCATCAGGACCCCCTCTGGTTCGAGGAGTATCGAAAGCTGTTCGGGCACAGGTTCGCCGGTGCGGGCCGGGTGAACGAGCACCTGCGCGCGCTCTATGAGCGAACCTGCCGGCGCTATCGCCGCATCGAACCCGGAGCCCGGCCGGAATTGGAGCCGTCATGGAAATCGAGCTGATCGACGTGGTCCGGCGATATCGCGTCGGCGGACAGAGCATCGCGGCCCTCGACAGCGTGAGTCTGCGACTGGACGGCTCGGAATTCGTCGCACTGGTCGGCCCTTCGGGTGCGGGCAAGAGCACCCTGCTGCACGTGCTGGGCGCCCTCGACACACCGACCTCCGGCCGAGTGCTGGTGGATGGACAGGACATCGGCGGGCTCGGTGACGCGGAGCAGGCCCGGTTCCGGTTGCGGCGGGTCGGGTTCGTGTTCCAGGACTTCAATCTGATGCCGACTCTTTCCGCGTGGGAGAACGTGGCGCTGCCGGAAATGCTGGCGGGACACTCGATTCGGCAGGCTCGGGCGCGGGCCGAGCAACTGCTGGAGCGGGTCGGCCTCGGCGGCCGGGTGGAGCATCGCCCCGCCGAACTGTCCGGGGGCCAGATGCAGCGGGTCGCCATCGCACGCGCGTTGCTGATGGACCCGCCGCTGATCCTGGCCGACGAGCCGACCGGAAACCTCGACAGCCGAACGGGTTCGGCGATTCTCGACTTGCTGGCAGAGCTGGCGCACAGCGCGACCACCGCGCGGCTGGTAGTCCTGGTCACCCACGATCACGACGCGGCCGCCCGCACCGACCGAACGATCACGCTGCGGGACGGGCGCATCGCCGCCGACACCCGCTATCCCGCCATAGCCCCGGAGCTATCCGCGTGATCCGCGCTGCCGCCGACCGGTTCCGGGTGCTCACCTGGCGCGAGATCAGCGCGCACGGCGTGCGTTCCGCGGCGCTGGTCGTGGTGCTGGGCGTGGCCGCGGCGCTGCTGGTCGCTGTGGTCACCGCGTACTCCTCGCTGATCGGTTCAGCAGGTGAACTCAATCGGAGCATCGCGGGCGATGCCGATCTGGCCGTCCTGGGCTACACCGACACCGGCTTCGACATGTCCCTGTGCACCGTCGCCGCCGAGGTCCCGGGGGTGCGGGCGGCGGTGCCGCTCATCCAGAGCACCGTCTCCGCGTCCGGGCCGGTCGCCGTGCTCGGCGTCGACCCGTCGGTGGTGCGGTTGCGCTCGCCGCTACAGGACGCGCTGATGTCGCAACTGCGCGTGGACCCCGGTCTGCTCGGCGCCGCGGACCGAGTGGTGGTCGGCGCTCAGATGAACCTCGCACCGGGACAAAGCTTTCCGCTGCGGCACAAGACGCTCACCGTCGCGGCCGTGGTGCCCGCCGAGACCGCCGCGCAGATCAATGGCGGACACTTCGTCGCCGCGCCGCTGCGCACCGCTCAGGCTCTCACCGAACGCCCGGACCGGGTCGACGCCGTTTTCATCGTCGCCGAGCCCGGCGTGGACACCGCCGCGCTGCGGGACCGCATCGCCGCGGCGATCGGTGACCGGGCGCTGGTCACCGGCAGTGACCTG from Nocardia goodfellowii carries:
- a CDS encoding methyltransferase, encoding MTDTNDALAVRFLLYGRLISEAVCTFANLGLPDMIDEKGCDVELLAERAELDSERLLDLLRLLEVCELVRLAQGRVWRTERGGYLCADRPGSVLPTARLVRASVGRAWDGLETTLRTGQPAFDTVYGRSFFAELDHNPDLRAIFDESQAHGLRSELDAIGDLIAAGGTARVLDIGGGDGYLLTRLLTRFSALTGVLVDRETVLERGRARLAAQRLTARCSCVAADFFAPLELGVTAGDVLIMRHILHDWDDSAAVAILANCRAAMPAGTRLLVVEHFSAANTERRDPMAAVMSLYMATVTSGRERTLAEYEKLHSVAGLAVSGVTLSGGACLIESRPE
- a CDS encoding DUF6875 domain-containing protein; the protein is MTFRLEEPGPEVASTMGRWLREYIGSPHPDLGRDGPVCPFVLPALKAGGLKVLEHRWSGGHDPARMAALIHTLVDRFHERPDGPVRSELNALAVVVTGLPRTRWPLIDAGHRRAKHEVVARGYMVGQFHPECREPAVHNPFFAVNTAPYPLLAVRRMAVHDILFLHQDPLWFEEYRKLFGHRFAGAGRVNEHLRALYERTCRRYRRIEPGARPELEPSWKSS
- a CDS encoding ABC transporter ATP-binding protein — encoded protein: MEIELIDVVRRYRVGGQSIAALDSVSLRLDGSEFVALVGPSGAGKSTLLHVLGALDTPTSGRVLVDGQDIGGLGDAEQARFRLRRVGFVFQDFNLMPTLSAWENVALPEMLAGHSIRQARARAEQLLERVGLGGRVEHRPAELSGGQMQRVAIARALLMDPPLILADEPTGNLDSRTGSAILDLLAELAHSATTARLVVLVTHDHDAAARTDRTITLRDGRIAADTRYPAIAPELSA